CTACGTTGTTGTCTCAAACGTGGTGAATGGAACTTGAGCCTTATCCTTCCAACCAGGAAATAGGTGACCTTTTGGACCATGCCACTTTACCCCCTGGAAGCCTTATCCACCTGGGACCAATATTGCCCGTTATTTACAAAGACCCTAGAGCTAGCAGTAGGTTATTTGGACTCACCGAACGTGACACCATCCGCTTGGGTTTGGCAGCTGCCCGGTGTCTTTGATCCTGAGTTGGAGAGGCCTCGTCCTCAGAGGACGAGTCGTGCAGTGGTGAGCCAGATGGTCCACTCCTGGCCGTCCCCAGATAAGACGACCCATACGGTGGAGTCCCACTGCTGGCCAAAGACCTCGCTGACCTGCATTAATTCATTCATCACCACCAACTAACTGCACTACGGATTAAGACATGTATACGCTTTAACTATCTAAGAAATACATACAAAATAAACAAGAACAACAAACGCATTGGTACATGTTGCATGGCTACATACATGTAGTATAGGTCGATCCGAGGCGATGCCAAAACTGAGGCTGTGGTAGGTATGGGCCTGCTTGGATCGTCATCTAGCGTTGGATTCAAAGGCTTCCTCTCTTCCTCGACCTAAGAAAAAGATGAGTCATCTTTAACTCCCATCAGTTCTTAAAGAATTATAAATGCAAAAGTACGCTCGAGTGAGAGCCATTAATTAAGAAAGTGCAGCAGCAGCAAAGATTCGAAAAGATGGGTGATTGTATATAGATCGCAGGGAAATGCCTCCTTCTAGAAAAGGATTTGGAAAAAGACGGACATAAAGAGTTGGGATAAGATTTGTTGGTGATATTGGTTGGTATGGTGACGTTGATTAAAGCTAGTTCATGCCACAGATGATGTGCAAGGCCCACACGCTCGAAAAAGGATGCCGTACCTCGACTGTAGACTCAACATCTTTGCTCTTCCGCCATCTAAGCCAGTAGTCGTAGTACAAGGTCTGCAATAGCAAGACCACCGTGGTGGCAGTGTAGAGCTGCACCGCCGAATATATGTATGTTAGCTAGATATATATGCACATTAGAGTATAAATAAGAACACTAGTTTActtacaaaaaagaaaaaggaaggtaaAAGTAGCACAAATAGCATATAGATCATAAAAGTCATCTCCATCTGGGTTAGTCCTATAAATATAGCTTACATATACCTGTAGATCTgagcatatatataataataacaaAAGAAGAAGCAGAAGAGAAAGCTGACCAGCGCTGTATAAAATTGGGTAGGCAACTGCAACCACCAAACAACATGAACCCTTTCAGTAATCTTAGTATTGGTGTATAATAATGTCACAGTTCATGCCTAGTTCTGAGTTAATATGAAGATGCTTACCGTTACTGGCTCGAGAAGGCAGCCCACCAAATTAAAGATGTCACTGTATgcccaaaaaataatttttttttaaaaaaacaaaaaaccttAATGTGGAAACAAAATTGGGAAAACATCTTAATGTTGCAACTTATCCGGACGACGACGAATTTGGCAAGAAATAATTTAAGAGGGCCAAGTAAAAGTGAGATGGACGAAAAGCATAGGAATGGAGACGGACCCGATGACCCAAGTGAGGATGAGTCCAAGGGAGACGCCATGGCCGGACTTGGTCTGGAAGTTGGTGATGATTTGTGGGATCTCCGCAATCCCCCAGCAGATGAGGCTAATCAGACCGAGGCCGAATGATACCTCGCCACTAAGACTGCACACACAGTCCTTAAAATACTTCTCAATCCAACCTACACAAGCCTTCTTCGCCTCGGCGCAGGAAGCCCATTCAGGAGACTTGGCCATCCTCTCTTTTCACTCCcgtctctctctcctccctctgcGAGATGGAACTCGGATTGGAGAAAGTTGGCGAAGGGCTTGCTACTGATGAGCAAATGGCAGGCCAGTAAAGGACAGGATTAAGTAGCACGATGCGTGAAGCATCCATTCAGAGTGACAGAATATGCCATGGGCTGGTGTTAATTTAAAAGGAAGGAAAATACCACACCACAGAGAGCAACCGCATATTCCAGTCCAAGCCTAGGACGAGGTTCCTACGATATGCTGCTCCTCAGGGATAGAGTTATTTCACCAACTTtgacggtttttttttttttttttttttaataatcattGCTCAAGGGCCAAAATATTGACAACTGATAGCCCACTTGCTTGCAATGCTGTGTAGTTCATTCAATTACATCAGTCCGACggagggcttttttttttttttttttttttttctttttatttctttttgagtCCGACAGAGTTGGTGAGGATAGAATGAGCTCATAGTGTGTGCCCGGACAGGTGTTCGACCTCAGCACAACGACAACCTCGAGTACCCATTAGCCTACCCTTGCTCCGGCCCCACATGTCATGTCGGTGAGAGAATTTAACTGTGGGTGAACACTGTGGTAAAAAGATCACCAGGTGTTTGTTTCCATGACCGAGCTGGCTGCTTGATTTGCCCTGCTCCCTTTCCCATTCTTTAAGCAAACTGGATCACGAGGGAGTGTGTGACCCTTTTGAAAACCACTCCAACGCACGATTTGTTTGATGGACCGCAAAGATAAAATTAACATTTGGGCCTTGCAAGCCCCACCTATCCATTCACATTAATTTGGCACCAAAAAATCAGATATATACTTGTTTTGGAGTAAGCGTGGCGGCTttcttgatgaaaataaaaatctgatgatATCGGTGTTGATAAGGCTTtacccataaaaaaataaataaataaataaaaatgataTTGGTGTTGATAAGGGGCGAAGCGGCAATATGCGGCAGGGAAAGACATAAATTTGCGTGCGTGATTTGGATGGCGTGAGCTTTCGACGTCGCCACGCGGCGGTGTCGTTGCGCTGCAAACACAGAGGAAAAGAAGAGTCTGGTCAGAACAACGTGGCACGATCCATGACCGTTGACGTGTTTttccttctttatttttatttttatttttgtcgtCTGATGCTGTCTTCTTAGGCGAAGTGGCTTTTGGCGGGTAGCGTGTCACGAGGATAACCATGAGGATGAGCGGGCGATAGGGGAGCGCGTCGCTGAAATCGATCCTCACCGTCGCCGCAATATCTTAGAACGGGCGGTCGGGTAGGCAGGAATGAACTTGGATGGACAATTGGCAAACGTGATGATCTAGCCTCCGTTCGGGTGGTCAGGGAGCATGAACCTGGACGGCCTGTCGTCCAGTTTTGGAAATGTAGTCCCGGTGCAATGAATCTGAGACTGCCAGGCGGCTTAAAGGAAAACCATTTGTACATAtgttttttgatatttaaatgaTGGGACAGATCGGACCACAAGGGTCATTGTGGTGAGTATTTCCACCTCTCACACGACGCCCAGGGTTCGATCCTCAGAATATTTGTCGAGATTTCTATTACATggatcatatcattttttttttttgatacagagATATTGGCTTCGTATAAAATACATATAAATATGTTATCGTagctaacaaaaataaatttttgaccaTAAATttgttctttaaaattttttgattataaatttttttcatgatattagaatcatctattttttattgaacattTGATACCATAAGAATCTTCTTGTATTTTAAGATCTTCATGGTATTACAGCCATCTATTTCTTAAAGATCTTTTTATATTTTCGTCATatgaaattatataattattcatATCCATCTAATCTGATGCCATAAGAATCTAGATATGATTTTTATTATAGTATCTATATTTGTCTAATTTAATGATGGTAGAATCAAGATACGACTTTCATCACATTTCATCTGATTTTTAATGTCATGCCGATTCATTAATTGATcctgaaaatttaaatccatacgGAAAGAATCAATAATATATCTTACACTTTAGCAACTTAAATGTCTTAGGAACAGCTATGCCACTATCTTTTGTCCCACTTAATTTAAGGAACGACTGAAAATGTACCGTACCGACAAAAGCT
This genomic window from Elaeis guineensis isolate ETL-2024a chromosome 13, EG11, whole genome shotgun sequence contains:
- the LOC105055832 gene encoding vacuolar lysine transporter YPQ1, which gives rise to MAKSPEWASCAEAKKACVGWIEKYFKDCVCSLSGEVSFGLGLISLICWGIAEIPQIITNFQTKSGHGVSLGLILTWVIGDIFNLVGCLLEPVTLPTQFYTALLYTATTVVLLLQTLYYDYWLRWRKSKDVESTVEVEEERKPLNPTLDDDPSRPIPTTASVLASPRIDLYYMSARSLASSGTPPYGSSYLGTARSGPSGSPLHDSSSEDEASPTQDQRHRAAAKPKRMVSRSVGYATVILGSTGLPFQSRAMMEKHFSLAGRRILQEERMKTFDGSSYGLLLGWIMAAIYMGGRLPQIYLNIKRGSVEGLNPLMFMFALIANATYVGSILVRSVEWERIRANAPWLLDAIVCVLLDLFIVTQFTYYKYMHRRESREEEGCGGYTEIKSPLPEN